In a genomic window of Streptomyces noursei ATCC 11455:
- a CDS encoding CHAP domain-containing protein, with the protein MSSAAGPQVPNVRGPVAYDALPGALRNVAYSAARHPGAGPPECPSHPAGPAAGTAPPPDLAGGANCQRYAYAVLAHFGLRVPPLRSAELWADRGATRRAAPPEPLDLVLFDAGPLAGRPEGYGAHVGVHLGPDRVLHLCREVGRPAVWGYADFTARPRYARFLGAKRVVPDGFREG; encoded by the coding sequence ATGAGCTCCGCCGCCGGTCCCCAAGTCCCCAACGTCCGCGGCCCCGTTGCGTACGACGCGCTGCCCGGGGCGCTGCGCAACGTCGCCTACTCGGCCGCCCGCCATCCGGGAGCCGGGCCACCTGAATGCCCGTCACACCCGGCCGGACCTGCGGCGGGTACGGCGCCGCCCCCGGACCTCGCCGGCGGCGCCAACTGCCAGCGCTACGCCTATGCCGTGCTGGCCCACTTCGGGCTGCGGGTGCCGCCGCTGCGCTCGGCCGAGCTGTGGGCGGACCGCGGGGCGACCCGCCGGGCCGCTCCGCCGGAGCCGCTGGACCTGGTGCTCTTCGACGCCGGTCCGCTCGCCGGGCGGCCGGAGGGATACGGTGCGCACGTCGGCGTCCACCTGGGACCGGATCGGGTGCTGCACCTGTGCCGGGAGGTGGGCCGGCCGGCGGTGTGGGGCTACGCCGACTTCACGGCCCGGCCGCGGTACGCCCGCTTCCTGGGCGCGAAGCGGGTGGTGCCGGACGGCTTCCGGGAGGGGTAG
- a CDS encoding winged helix-turn-helix transcriptional regulator: MPRRSYDQYCAVARALDAVGDRWTLLIVRELLGGSRRYTDLHADLPGVSTDMLASRLKDMERDELLTRRRLPPPGAAFVYELTPRGRALLPALTALADWGAPALDEQRPTDAVRAHWSAVPLMARLARHYPGDAVRVIDVALDEGAFHIVLDPDGPAAARYADGPATHPDTVLRMATATCVALAQDRLTLAEALAAGRIEETRPGERTPDPTTA; this comes from the coding sequence ATGCCGCGCCGAAGTTATGACCAGTACTGCGCCGTCGCCCGGGCCCTGGACGCCGTCGGCGACCGTTGGACGCTGCTGATCGTCCGGGAACTGCTGGGCGGCTCCCGCCGCTACACCGACCTGCACGCCGACCTGCCGGGCGTCAGTACGGACATGCTCGCCTCCCGCCTGAAGGACATGGAGCGCGACGAACTGCTCACCCGCCGCCGCCTCCCCCCACCGGGCGCCGCCTTCGTCTACGAACTCACCCCGCGCGGCCGCGCCCTGCTCCCGGCCCTGACCGCACTCGCCGACTGGGGCGCCCCGGCCCTCGACGAGCAGCGCCCCACCGACGCGGTCCGCGCCCACTGGTCCGCGGTCCCGCTGATGGCCCGGCTCGCCCGGCACTACCCGGGCGACGCGGTCCGCGTCATCGACGTCGCCCTGGACGAGGGCGCCTTCCACATCGTCCTCGACCCGGACGGCCCGGCCGCCGCCCGCTACGCCGACGGCCCCGCCACCCACCCCGACACCGTCCTGCGCATGGCCACCGCGACCTGCGTCGCCCTCGCCCAGGACCGCCTCACCCTCGCCGAGGCCCTCGCGGCCGGCCGGATCGAGGAGACCCGTCCCGGCGAACGCACCCCGGACCCGACCACGGCCTGA
- a CDS encoding NADPH:quinone oxidoreductase family protein translates to MKAWRVHANGEPRAAMRLEEVPDPQPGPGQLLLRVRAANVNFPDALLCRGQYQVRPPLPFTPGVEICGEVLAVGQGATGEVGARVLAQPALPGGGFAELAVADAAAVRPAPEALDDAEAAALHIGYQTGWFGLHRRARLQAGETLLVHAAAGGVGSAAVQLGRAAGARVIGVVGGPEKARTARELGCDLVLDRRSDDLVAAVKEATGGRGADVVYDPVGGDAYAKSTKCIAFEGRILVVGFAGGAIPTPALNHALVKNYAILGLHWGLYNTKDPAAVDACHEELTKLAAQGAIKPLIGDRVPLAGAADAVQRVADGDSVGRLVVVPGTEENR, encoded by the coding sequence GTGAAGGCATGGCGCGTGCACGCGAACGGGGAGCCGCGAGCGGCGATGCGGCTGGAGGAGGTGCCGGACCCGCAGCCCGGCCCCGGCCAGCTGCTGCTGCGGGTGCGGGCCGCCAACGTCAACTTCCCCGACGCGCTGCTGTGCCGGGGCCAGTACCAGGTCCGGCCACCGCTCCCGTTCACCCCCGGCGTGGAGATCTGCGGCGAGGTGCTGGCGGTGGGCCAGGGCGCGACCGGCGAGGTCGGCGCGCGGGTACTGGCCCAGCCGGCACTGCCCGGCGGCGGCTTCGCGGAGCTGGCCGTCGCCGACGCCGCGGCGGTCCGGCCGGCCCCCGAGGCACTGGACGACGCCGAGGCCGCCGCACTGCACATCGGCTACCAGACCGGCTGGTTCGGACTGCACCGCCGGGCCCGGCTCCAGGCGGGCGAGACGCTGCTGGTGCACGCCGCGGCCGGCGGCGTCGGCAGCGCCGCGGTCCAGCTCGGCCGGGCCGCCGGCGCCCGGGTCATCGGCGTCGTGGGCGGCCCCGAAAAGGCCCGCACCGCCCGCGAGTTGGGCTGCGACCTGGTCCTCGACCGGCGGTCCGACGACCTCGTCGCGGCGGTGAAGGAGGCCACCGGCGGACGCGGCGCGGACGTGGTCTACGACCCGGTGGGCGGCGACGCGTACGCCAAGTCCACCAAGTGCATCGCCTTCGAGGGCCGGATCCTCGTCGTCGGCTTCGCCGGCGGCGCCATCCCCACCCCGGCCCTCAACCATGCCCTGGTCAAGAACTACGCGATCCTGGGCCTGCACTGGGGCCTGTACAACACCAAGGACCCGGCCGCTGTCGACGCCTGCCACGAGGAGCTGACCAAGCTCGCCGCCCAGGGGGCGATCAAGCCCCTGATCGGCGACCGGGTCCCCTTGGCGGGGGCCGCCGACGCCGTCCAACGGGTCGCCGACGGGGACTCCGTCGGCCGCCTCGTGGTGGTTCCCGGAACGGAGGAGAACCGATGA
- a CDS encoding S1 family peptidase has translation MQRRIPKAALWGAAATALVAAVTPNGPARALPQSDPSPQPAQRSMLDAMRRDLGLSPTQARTRLAQEAEAQHTALAVRRALAAPPAGMWFDKALGRLVVAVTGPADAQRVRSLGAVPKSVRHSRATLQGVVRQIAERAGRGIPGVTGWGIDERANGVVVRVDRATRTTRTAGFEGTARQIAVRSRVPVTVERSDQAPRQQNGAAMGEKGMIIGGDRWMPGTDGICSIGFSVTGPNHFQGFVTAGHCTLKANQPAYGKDGSRIGTSNRGGKRSVNGYAGDFGLVTVDQPGWKVSPEVRGQGGSPVTVTGSQEGIVGMSICHSGQTSGWHCGEITRTDQTVDYGSTVISGLSFTNACSAAGDSGGSYVSQPGAPRAVGVHSGGGAATCDVGGDTITIFQPIDGPLRKWDLKLVTGTP, from the coding sequence ATGCAACGGCGCATTCCCAAGGCCGCCCTGTGGGGCGCGGCCGCGACCGCCCTGGTGGCGGCCGTCACCCCGAACGGCCCGGCGCGGGCCCTGCCGCAGTCCGACCCGAGCCCGCAGCCCGCGCAGCGCAGCATGCTCGATGCGATGCGCCGGGACCTCGGCCTGTCCCCGACCCAGGCCCGGACCCGGCTCGCGCAGGAGGCCGAGGCGCAGCACACCGCCCTCGCGGTGCGCCGGGCGCTGGCCGCGCCGCCCGCCGGGATGTGGTTCGACAAGGCGCTCGGCCGGCTCGTCGTCGCCGTGACCGGACCCGCCGACGCCCAACGGGTGCGGTCCCTCGGGGCGGTGCCCAAGAGTGTCCGGCACAGCCGGGCGACGCTCCAGGGCGTGGTGCGGCAGATCGCCGAGCGGGCCGGCCGCGGCATCCCGGGCGTCACCGGCTGGGGCATCGACGAGCGCGCCAACGGGGTGGTGGTGCGGGTCGACCGCGCGACGCGCACCACCCGCACCGCCGGCTTCGAGGGCACCGCGCGGCAGATCGCCGTCCGCTCGCGGGTCCCGGTCACCGTCGAGCGCAGCGACCAGGCGCCGCGTCAGCAGAACGGCGCGGCCATGGGCGAGAAGGGCATGATCATCGGCGGCGACCGCTGGATGCCGGGGACCGACGGCATCTGCTCCATCGGCTTCTCGGTGACCGGACCCAACCACTTCCAGGGCTTCGTGACCGCCGGTCACTGCACGCTGAAGGCCAACCAGCCCGCGTACGGCAAGGACGGCAGCCGCATCGGCACCTCCAACAGGGGCGGGAAGCGCAGCGTCAACGGCTACGCGGGCGACTTCGGCCTGGTGACGGTGGATCAGCCGGGCTGGAAGGTGAGCCCTGAGGTGCGGGGGCAGGGCGGCAGCCCGGTCACCGTCACCGGCTCCCAGGAGGGCATCGTCGGGATGTCGATCTGCCACTCCGGCCAGACCAGCGGCTGGCACTGCGGCGAGATCACCCGCACCGACCAGACCGTCGACTACGGCAGCACCGTCATCTCCGGTCTGTCCTTCACCAACGCCTGCTCGGCGGCCGGGGATTCGGGCGGTTCCTACGTCAGCCAGCCCGGCGCCCCGAGGGCGGTGGGCGTGCACTCCGGCGGCGGCGCCGCGACCTGCGACGTCGGCGGGGACACCATCACCATCTTCCAGCCGATCGACGGGCCGCTGCGCAAGTGGGACCTGAAGCTGGTGACCGGCACCCCGTGA
- a CDS encoding helix-turn-helix transcriptional regulator, with translation MDASATTGPSALGDFLRTRRARLQPEDVGLVSYGARRRVPGLRREELAQLAGVSVAYYTRLEQGQSHNASEGVLDALARALRLTPDERAHLRQLARPTPNRRRPAVRPDTARPGVRQLLAAVDGVPALALGPRFEVLAWNRLGHALIAGHLDFDSPSRPLDRPNTQRLLFLDPHTRELYPEREGETRRAVASLRVAAGQRPDDQQLAELIGELSMKSTEFSGLWSRHVVNNCTFGTKHFHHPLVGELALDFEMMQTPDGSGQGVLMFSAPVGSPSEAALRLLAAERGPDVRVLEPQRP, from the coding sequence ATGGACGCTTCCGCCACCACCGGCCCCTCCGCACTGGGGGACTTCCTGCGCACCCGCCGCGCCCGGCTGCAGCCGGAGGACGTCGGCCTGGTCTCCTACGGGGCGCGCCGCCGGGTCCCCGGACTGCGGCGCGAGGAGCTCGCCCAGCTCGCCGGCGTCAGCGTCGCCTACTACACCCGCCTCGAACAGGGCCAGAGCCACAACGCCTCGGAGGGCGTGCTGGACGCCCTGGCCCGGGCGCTCCGGCTGACCCCCGACGAGCGCGCCCACCTGCGGCAGCTCGCCCGCCCGACGCCGAACCGGCGCCGCCCGGCGGTCCGCCCCGACACCGCCCGCCCCGGCGTGCGGCAGCTGCTCGCCGCCGTGGACGGCGTGCCGGCCCTCGCCCTCGGGCCGCGCTTCGAGGTCCTGGCGTGGAACCGCCTCGGGCACGCCCTGATCGCCGGCCACCTGGACTTCGACAGCCCGTCCCGCCCGCTGGACCGGCCCAACACCCAGCGGCTGCTCTTCCTCGACCCGCACACCCGCGAGCTCTACCCCGAACGCGAGGGGGAGACCCGGCGCGCGGTCGCCTCGCTGCGGGTGGCCGCCGGGCAGCGCCCCGACGACCAGCAACTGGCCGAGCTGATCGGTGAGTTGTCCATGAAGAGCACCGAGTTCAGCGGTCTGTGGTCGCGCCACGTGGTCAACAACTGCACCTTCGGCACCAAGCACTTCCACCATCCGCTGGTGGGCGAACTGGCCCTGGACTTCGAGATGATGCAGACCCCGGACGGCTCCGGCCAGGGCGTCCTGATGTTCTCCGCCCCCGTGGGCTCGCCCTCCGAGGCCGCGCTACGGCTGCTCGCCGCGGAACGCGGCCCAGACGTCCGGGTCCTCGAACCCCAGCGCCCATAG
- a CDS encoding acyl-CoA dehydrogenase family protein codes for MTPTTPAAEPDLLYSEEEDALRAAVRALLTDRCDPATVLAALETGRPYDPELWRALTAEIGAAGLLVPEKFGGQGAGPREAAVVLEELGRAVAPVPYLSSAVLAVTALLGCDTGRAEVAGPLADLAEGRTVGALAVPLPTAPGGTGPATVRADAAGALTGRVTSVADAAGAGLLLVPAEGPDGPALYAVDAAADGVRTEPVTPLDLTRPLAHVVFEGAPGRPLARGERARTAVERALRTGAGLLASEQLGLAEWCLTETVRYAGERTQFGRPIGSFQALKHRMAALWLDVASARAAARNAADALAGDGPDAQVAVAVAQAYCAPVAVRAAEECIQLHAGIGMTWEHPAHLYLKRAKADELALGTPGRHRDALATLVDLAAP; via the coding sequence ATGACCCCCACGACCCCCGCCGCCGAGCCCGACCTCCTCTACTCCGAGGAGGAGGACGCCCTGCGCGCCGCCGTACGCGCCCTCCTCACCGACCGCTGCGATCCGGCCACCGTGCTCGCCGCCCTGGAGACCGGCCGGCCCTACGACCCGGAGCTGTGGCGGGCCCTGACCGCCGAGATCGGCGCCGCCGGTCTGCTGGTCCCCGAGAAGTTCGGCGGACAGGGCGCGGGCCCCCGGGAGGCCGCCGTCGTCCTGGAGGAACTGGGCCGCGCGGTGGCGCCGGTGCCCTATCTGAGCAGCGCGGTGCTCGCGGTCACCGCGCTGCTGGGCTGCGACACCGGCCGGGCCGAGGTCGCCGGCCCGCTGGCCGACCTCGCCGAGGGCCGCACCGTCGGGGCGCTCGCCGTCCCGCTGCCGACCGCGCCCGGCGGGACCGGCCCGGCCACCGTACGGGCGGACGCCGCCGGCGCGCTCACCGGGCGGGTCACCTCGGTCGCGGACGCCGCCGGCGCCGGACTGCTGCTCGTCCCCGCCGAGGGCCCGGACGGCCCGGCGCTCTACGCGGTGGACGCCGCGGCGGACGGCGTGCGCACCGAGCCGGTCACCCCGCTCGACCTGACCCGGCCGCTGGCCCACGTGGTCTTCGAGGGCGCCCCCGGCCGCCCGCTGGCCCGCGGGGAGCGGGCCCGTACCGCCGTCGAGCGCGCGCTGCGCACCGGCGCCGGACTGCTCGCCTCGGAGCAACTCGGCCTCGCCGAGTGGTGCCTGACCGAAACCGTGCGGTACGCCGGTGAGCGCACCCAGTTCGGCCGCCCGATCGGTTCGTTCCAGGCGCTCAAGCACCGGATGGCCGCGCTGTGGTTGGACGTCGCCTCGGCCCGGGCCGCGGCCCGCAACGCCGCCGACGCGCTGGCCGGCGACGGCCCGGACGCGCAGGTGGCGGTCGCGGTGGCCCAGGCGTACTGCGCGCCGGTGGCGGTGCGCGCCGCCGAGGAGTGCATCCAGCTGCACGCCGGCATCGGGATGACCTGGGAGCACCCTGCGCACCTCTACCTCAAGCGCGCCAAGGCCGACGAACTCGCCCTCGGCACGCCGGGGCGCCACCGGGACGCGCTGGCCACCCTGGTGGACCTGGCCGCGCCCTAG
- a CDS encoding pyridoxal phosphate-dependent aminotransferase — protein sequence MQFKQSSKMADVCYEIRGPVIEHADALEEAGHSVLRLNTGNPALFGFECPEEILQDVMRNLSRAHGYTESRGILAARRAVAQRYQEAGLTDVDVDDVYLGNGVSELVSMAVQALLDDGDEVLIPAPDFPLWTAVTSLAGGKPVHYLCDESADWLPDLDDLASKITDRTRALVIINPNNPTGAVYPRELLEGMLDLARRHQLMVFADEIYDRILYDDSVHHHAAVLAPDLVCLTFSGLSKSYRVAGFRSGWLVVSGPKEHAADYLEGLGTLASMRLCPNAPAQYAIQAALGGRQTITDLVLPGGRLREQRDRAWERLNEIPGVSCVKPKGALYAFPRLDPAVHKIHDDEKFVLDLLLREKIQVVQGTGFNWPRPDHFRILTLPHADDLDAAIGRIGRFLAGYRQ from the coding sequence ATGCAGTTCAAGCAGTCCAGCAAGATGGCCGACGTCTGCTACGAGATCCGCGGGCCGGTGATCGAGCACGCGGACGCGTTGGAGGAGGCCGGCCACAGCGTGCTGCGGCTGAACACCGGCAATCCGGCACTGTTCGGCTTCGAGTGCCCGGAGGAGATCCTCCAGGACGTGATGCGCAACCTCTCCCGCGCGCACGGCTACACCGAGTCCCGGGGCATCCTCGCCGCCCGCCGCGCGGTGGCCCAGCGCTACCAGGAGGCCGGGCTGACGGACGTCGACGTCGACGACGTCTATCTGGGCAACGGCGTCTCCGAGCTGGTCTCGATGGCGGTCCAGGCACTGCTGGACGACGGGGACGAAGTCCTCATCCCGGCGCCCGACTTCCCGCTGTGGACGGCGGTCACCAGCCTGGCCGGCGGCAAGCCGGTGCACTACCTGTGCGACGAGTCCGCCGACTGGCTGCCGGACCTCGATGACCTCGCCTCGAAGATCACCGACCGGACCCGGGCGCTGGTCATCATCAACCCCAACAACCCCACCGGCGCGGTCTATCCGCGCGAGCTGCTGGAGGGCATGCTCGACCTGGCCCGCCGCCACCAGCTGATGGTCTTCGCCGACGAGATCTACGACCGGATCCTCTACGACGACTCCGTCCACCACCACGCCGCGGTGCTCGCCCCGGACCTGGTGTGCCTGACCTTCAGCGGCCTGTCCAAGTCGTACCGGGTGGCCGGGTTCCGCTCCGGCTGGCTGGTGGTCTCCGGCCCCAAGGAGCACGCCGCGGACTACCTGGAGGGGCTGGGCACCCTCGCCTCCATGCGGCTGTGCCCCAACGCCCCGGCGCAGTACGCGATCCAGGCGGCTCTCGGCGGCCGGCAGACCATCACGGACCTGGTCCTCCCCGGCGGCCGGCTGCGCGAACAGCGCGACCGGGCCTGGGAGCGGCTCAACGAGATCCCGGGCGTCTCCTGCGTCAAGCCCAAGGGCGCGCTGTACGCGTTCCCCCGTCTCGACCCGGCGGTCCACAAGATCCACGACGACGAGAAGTTCGTGCTCGACCTGCTGCTGCGGGAGAAGATCCAGGTCGTCCAGGGCACCGGCTTCAACTGGCCGCGCCCGGACCACTTCCGGATCCTCACCCTCCCGCACGCCGACGACCTCGACGCGGCGATCGGCCGGATCGGACGCTTCCTCGCCGGATACCGGCAGTAG
- a CDS encoding acyl-CoA dehydrogenase family protein, with amino-acid sequence MTDAADLRRRTAELLATHPPKTTDRLDFLRARFDAGLAWVHFPEGLGGLDAPRSLQAVVDAELAAAGAPDNTPSRIGIGLGMAAPTLLRYGTEEQKQRFLRPLWTGEEVWCQLFSEPGAGSDLAALATRAVRDEDGDWVVDGQKVWTSSAHLARWAILVARTDPAVPKHQGLTYFVCDMTDPGVDVRPLRQITGEAEFNEVFLSGVEIPDAHRLGAVGDGWQVARTTLMNERVAIGGARSAREGGMIGVAAAAWRDRPELRTHDLHQRLLTFWVEAEVARLTGERLRQQLTKGQPGPEGSGMKLAFARLAQQISGWEVEFLGEDGLAYDDWTLRRPEGVDFTGREAGYRYLRAKGNSIEGGTSEVLLNIVAERVLGLPPEPRTDKDVAWKDLPR; translated from the coding sequence ATGACCGACGCCGCCGACCTGCGCCGGCGCACCGCCGAACTGCTCGCCACCCACCCCCCGAAGACCACCGACCGGCTGGACTTCCTGCGCGCCCGCTTCGACGCCGGACTGGCCTGGGTGCACTTCCCCGAGGGGCTCGGCGGCCTGGACGCCCCGCGCTCCCTCCAGGCCGTCGTGGACGCCGAACTCGCCGCCGCCGGCGCCCCGGACAACACCCCCAGCCGGATCGGCATCGGCCTGGGAATGGCCGCGCCGACCCTCCTGCGCTACGGCACCGAGGAGCAGAAGCAGCGCTTCCTGCGGCCCCTGTGGACCGGCGAGGAGGTGTGGTGCCAGCTGTTCAGCGAGCCCGGCGCCGGCTCCGACCTGGCCGCGCTGGCCACCCGCGCCGTCCGGGACGAGGACGGCGACTGGGTGGTGGACGGGCAGAAGGTCTGGACCTCCAGCGCCCATCTGGCGCGCTGGGCGATCCTGGTCGCCCGCACCGACCCGGCCGTGCCCAAGCACCAGGGGCTGACGTACTTCGTCTGCGACATGACCGACCCCGGCGTCGACGTGCGCCCGCTGCGCCAGATCACCGGCGAGGCGGAGTTCAACGAGGTCTTCCTCAGCGGCGTCGAGATCCCCGACGCCCATCGGCTCGGCGCCGTCGGCGACGGCTGGCAGGTCGCCCGGACCACGCTGATGAACGAACGGGTCGCCATCGGCGGCGCCCGCAGCGCGCGTGAGGGCGGGATGATCGGCGTGGCCGCGGCGGCCTGGCGCGACCGCCCCGAGCTGCGCACCCACGACCTGCACCAGCGGCTGCTGACGTTCTGGGTGGAGGCCGAGGTCGCCCGCCTCACCGGTGAACGGCTGCGCCAGCAACTGACCAAGGGCCAGCCCGGCCCCGAGGGCAGCGGCATGAAACTGGCCTTCGCCCGGCTCGCCCAGCAGATCAGCGGCTGGGAGGTGGAGTTCCTCGGCGAGGACGGACTCGCCTACGACGACTGGACGTTGCGCCGCCCCGAGGGCGTCGACTTCACCGGCCGCGAGGCCGGCTACCGCTATCTGCGCGCCAAGGGGAACTCCATCGAGGGAGGCACCTCCGAAGTGCTGCTCAACATCGTCGCCGAGCGCGTCCTGGGCCTGCCGCCCGAGCCGCGCACCGACAAGGACGTCGCGTGGAAGGACCTCCCCCGATGA
- a CDS encoding glycosyl hydrolase family 18 protein, whose translation MTWTWRMRKRVGGVLLLALVLMAGAVLPSGAAPAPRTRERGMSAWLPFWGDVEGAYRDALAHAGQLHTVSPFWYEATSERAVTGRPGAVRPDMVAGLHRAGIAVVPTVTETPDATAMAALLHDPARRRAHVDALVATVARQGYDGIDLDYETMAVTGDAAARERVRSGYVTLVGELCARLHGSGKTCVVTVMPRTRGAGAAFDYRRLGALADTVRYMGYDLHWSMGEPGPLSSKEWYAEILRQATAEVPRDRIELAFPGYGWDWVPGSGRRATHVTWHEAEALRKRVGAPYTFDEVSGTPHFRYARGGERHEVWYQDARGVRAQLPLLAQYGVRGRGLWALGFEDPDVWAAFRGEQP comes from the coding sequence ATGACGTGGACGTGGCGGATGCGGAAGCGGGTCGGCGGAGTGCTGTTGCTGGCCCTGGTGTTGATGGCGGGGGCGGTGCTGCCGTCCGGGGCGGCTCCCGCGCCCCGGACGCGGGAGCGCGGGATGTCGGCGTGGCTGCCGTTCTGGGGCGACGTCGAGGGGGCCTACCGGGACGCGCTGGCGCACGCCGGGCAGCTGCACACGGTCAGCCCCTTCTGGTACGAGGCGACGTCCGAGCGCGCGGTCACCGGCCGGCCCGGCGCGGTCCGCCCGGACATGGTGGCGGGGCTGCACCGGGCCGGCATCGCGGTGGTGCCCACGGTGACCGAGACGCCGGACGCCACGGCGATGGCGGCACTCCTGCACGACCCGGCGCGGCGCCGGGCCCATGTCGACGCGCTGGTGGCGACGGTGGCGCGCCAGGGGTACGACGGCATCGACCTGGACTACGAGACGATGGCGGTGACCGGCGACGCGGCGGCCCGGGAGCGGGTGCGCAGCGGCTACGTCACGCTCGTCGGCGAGCTCTGCGCCCGGCTGCACGGCAGCGGCAAGACGTGCGTGGTGACGGTGATGCCGCGGACCCGGGGCGCCGGCGCGGCCTTCGACTACCGGAGGCTGGGCGCGCTCGCCGACACCGTGCGCTACATGGGCTACGACCTGCACTGGTCCATGGGGGAGCCGGGACCGCTGTCCTCGAAGGAGTGGTACGCGGAGATCCTGCGCCAGGCCACCGCCGAGGTGCCCCGGGACCGGATCGAGCTGGCGTTCCCCGGGTACGGCTGGGACTGGGTGCCGGGCAGCGGCCGGCGCGCCACGCACGTGACCTGGCACGAGGCCGAGGCGCTGCGGAAGCGGGTGGGCGCCCCGTACACCTTCGACGAGGTCTCCGGCACCCCGCACTTCCGCTACGCGCGCGGCGGTGAGCGGCACGAGGTCTGGTACCAGGACGCGCGGGGCGTCCGGGCGCAGCTGCCGCTGCTGGCGCAGTACGGGGTGCGGGGCCGGGGCCTATGGGCGCTGGGGTTCGAGGACCCGGACGTCTGGGCCGCGTTCCGCGGCGAGCAGCCGTAG
- a CDS encoding phosphotransferase yields the protein MNTHRTPPPAPSGTGRWHTHDLTLHPDRVVKRFRAVEGPGPYVRERRALTLLGRHAPGVAPTLLSSHAPAHAGDPPTLVMSRLPGTPLRGTPLTERQLAAWAQTVRTLHAALPRNPPGTAERQARRLCRRLDGTA from the coding sequence GTGAACACCCACCGGACACCGCCGCCCGCGCCCTCCGGAACCGGCCGCTGGCACACCCACGACCTCACCCTCCACCCGGACCGCGTCGTCAAACGCTTCCGCGCTGTCGAGGGGCCCGGCCCCTACGTGCGCGAACGGCGCGCGCTGACCCTGCTCGGCAGACACGCCCCGGGCGTCGCCCCGACCCTGCTGAGTTCCCACGCCCCGGCGCACGCCGGCGACCCGCCCACCCTGGTGATGTCCCGGCTGCCCGGCACCCCCTTGCGCGGAACCCCCCTGACCGAACGACAGTTGGCCGCCTGGGCGCAGACCGTCCGCACCCTGCACGCCGCGCTCCCGCGGAACCCGCCCGGCACCGCGGAGCGGCAGGCCCGGCGGCTGTGCCGACGGCTCGACGGCACGGCGTAG